CCGTAGTCATCGTTTACCTTTTTGAAATGGTCGATATCCATAACCAGCACCGCCAGACTGTTATCAAAACGACGGGCCGACTTGAACAGGTTGCACCCGGCTTCAAGCACCTTGCGCCTGCTGCAGACCCCGGTAAGCTCGTCAAATTCAACCAGACGTTTCAAATCCTGAATGGCCGCATACTCCCTGCGCAGGGACCTGCCGAAAGTGTAAAGGAAAAAGACTCCAAATATATTGGCAATGGAAAAGTAGATTGCTGAATTAACAAAAGTACCTGAATTAACGGGAACAATTATCGCAAGAGAGACAAGATAAATAATGGACCCGCTGACCGCAGCAAGAAAAGGAGGTAAAATCCGGGGAGACAAAAGAATATAATAGGCCAGAACAATAAAAACAGCGGCAGGCACACTTAATGTCCCGATATCAGCAGCCTTAATGAACAACTCCACAGATTCCGAAACCAGACCGGAAAACATGCAAAGCCCCATGACAATGTATTGCAGATTCAAACTGATTTTATCGGACAAAAGCATAATGAATGCCGACACACCGAGCAGGCAGGCCACACACCGTCCAACAAGAACAGTATGAAACTCCGCTCCAGGACCGAACACAGTGAAATCGCTATAAACACCTGCAAGCACGGCAAGTATGGTCACGAAATATAAAAAAAGGAGTCTGAAACGAACAGAAGGCCACTTGTCCTTCTGAAACGATTCCTCAAGTCTGGAATCGCTGAACTCTCCCCGAAAATTTAGTTTAATCATAGCCCCCCCGAGCTGAAAAACGAGGGACAGACGTACCTAGAGTGAAGCGTTAAGTCAAGCCCTACAGTATTTCACACAAAAAAAGTATACTTTTCAACATAAGCAAAAAAACAACTCAACTTGAAACGCCGGAGATCAATCCATTAACAAAAAGCACTGAAATCTTAACATCACCAATGTCGTCACAAGCAATGCATGTGGACCATGTCTCCAAAATATCATCGCCCTGCCGCTCATAACTATCATTGATCCATTGGTAACGTGATACGGATTTCATTTTGGAAAAATATTTCCCGAGAGACTCCTCACAAGCTCCGGGAAGCCCGACACAGGCCCGCCATAAAGAAATACTTCCGGCCAGAATACTCCAGTCCAGTCCTTGCGGAAGGGCTGAGACCGGACGGGCGGTTTGCATGGGAATAAGCACATCTGCACCTTTGGAAAAAACATACCTTTCCACATTCCCGCCAAGTGCAAGTTCCGCAAAATGCAACTTAAAAGGTGAAACATGGCCGAAATAAGTCGCGAGAAATGAACCGTCCCCGTGCGTGAAATCAAGGGCCAGTTGCGGAATGCGCCCCCGCTCCTGCAGGAGATCCATTTTATCAAAACGAAGCGGTCCGAAATCTGAAGGTATAAGATTCCCGGAAGAAAAACCCTGCGGATCAAGCAGCAGGGAAAGCAGGTAGAGGGATGGTTTTTCAAAACAGGACGGGGAGAAATCACTGGCGAACATTTAATTACCTCTGCATATCAATCAGTGGGCTCACATGAATTACCGATTCCGATCTTCTTTAAGCCATCATTCAAGATACGGGCGTAAAAGCGTCCCTTTTCATCCCGCCTGAAAGCAACAAAAAGCTCATTGACCCCAAAAGCCCGCGGTTCAATCTGGACTGTCTCACTGTACTTTCCGACTTCAGGATCAGTAACAGCCAGATAGCTGTAAACCATGGAATCGACCACAGCACAATCAACGCGACCCTTAATAACTTTCATGATGTTGCTCTTGTCTGAAGGAGCAAAGTCGGCATTGATTGTTCCATTGGCAACAGCAGCATCAAGCTCCGGTGTATTTACGTATCCGGCAACAAAACCGACCTGCAACCCGGCCAGATCGTCCACACTCCCCCAAAGCACCGGATTTGCCCTGCGTTCCAGCAGACTCACCGGACTGCAACCGTAACTCTTGGAAAAAATATACTTTTCCGCCCGCTCTTTTGAATAATATTCCGGAAAATAGCCGATGACTTTCGCGTCCTTATCCACCATATGCATGGACCTTTTCCATGGCAGGAACAGAATTTTCAGGTCATACCCCATGGCGGCAAAGGCTTTGCGGACAGTTATGGCACTGGTTCCCTCTCCGGAAAGGTGCTTTCCTACATAAGGCGGCCATTCAAGGGAACTGAGGTAAACAACATTATCGGCATGGACGCTTCGGGCTTTCAGTCCCAGCAATAAAAATAAAATTGCCATATATATTTTGAAGCGCCCGATATTCATACATTAACTCCAAATCAAATTTTCATTTAATATGTACCTTTTCGAAATGCCAGGCAAGGGCAAATACTAAAAAAGAAATGCGGCACAACTGCTTGTGCCGCACTTCAATCTAACCACAACCGTAATTTATGTGAACAGGAGGAGATTTCACGCCGCTATTGCGCTCCACGAAAGAACTCCAGAACCGACCATTGTTCCTGCCGGATGTTTTACCGGCTTTCAACAGCTGTCCCAGTTTTCCAATGCATCTCATACTGATTGGACACCTGATAAAGACATTGCCTTCCTGCCCGGACAGGCAACCATCCTGCTGCAATCAGGAATACAGAACTGCGGCTTTGCGGACAATTCAAACCATGTCCTCGACATCTCCTCCCGGTTAACTCATCGAAAACGATGCCTTAACTATAAAATAAGTCTCTTTTCCAAATTGTCAGCACAGGCATGACTAAAAGTCATCATCCCCCTGCATCAAAGCAGCAACAGCGTGAGAATTACTGCCGACACCGGACATTATCCCCGGCCTGTCTTCAGGAACGGTGAAGAACTGCATTGTATCCTGCAGCTTTACAGCCTGAGCAGAAAGCTCCTCCGAAGTTGAAGACAATTCTTCCGCAAAAGCGGCATTGCGTTGCACAACTTCATCAAGCTGGGTGACAGCCTTTGAAATCTGTTTCCCGCCTTCATACTGTTCACGGCTGGCCGCCGCCACTTCGGCAACAAGCTCTTCATTGCGGTTAATATCCTTAATCATGGAATCAAGCACCTGCTTGGCCCTTTCTGCTACCTGCAGACTTGAGCCGGTCAGTTCCCGGATTTCCCCTGCGGCAACCCCGCTTCTTTCCGCAAGCTTACGCACCTCAGAAGCTACAACGGCAAAACCTTTACCGTGCTCCCCGGCCCTTGCCGCCTCAATAGCTGCGTTCAAGGCCAGCAGATTGGTCTGGCGGGCAATTTCTTCAATTATGGACGTCTTCTCGGCAATATCCTGCATGGCATCTACAGTCTGAGCCACGGCCTGTCCGCCGTTCTCAGCTTCACGGGCGGTCTTGACCGCTATTTCACGTGTTTCTTCGGCAAGCTCGGTGTTATTGGAAATATTTCCGGTTATCTCGGCAATGGAGGCGGAAACCTCCTCAACCGAAGCTGCCTGCTCAGTCGCCCCGGCTGAGAGATGCTGGGCAGAGGCGGAAACTTCCTCACTTCCTGCAGCCACCTGCTCCGCCGCGGATTTCACACCGACCACCACCCCGCGCAGGGAAGATATCATGCTTCCCAGCGAACGCATAAGATTCCCGATTTCATTGGGAGAGTTGCTGCTGACAGACTCAGTAAGGTCCCCCGCAGCCATTTTCCCGGCCACCTGCATCCCGTCACTCACGGGAACAATAACCAGCTTACGCACTGAAAAATAAACAATACCGCAAACCACCAGCACTATCAGCCCGCCCACAACGATAAGCACATTGCGCTGCATCACAGCGGCAGAAGCAAGATCGCTTTCATAGGCTGTAAGCATAACCAGCCAGCCGGTTTTGGGATCAGTTTTGTAAATCATGGCCTTGCTGCGCCCCTGCCAGTCGTAAAATTCCTGACCGTTTCCGGCGGCAAGGGCCCGTTGCATGAAATCATACTTGCTTAAATCTTTTAAAATCAATTTATCAGCAGGATGATAGAGCACCAGCCCCTTGGCATCGGTCACAACCCCGTACCCTTCGGTGCCTACAACTACAGGCCGCACAAAACGGTCGGCAAAAGCCTTCCAGTCACCGAAGAGTGCAATTCCGCCGAGCAATTTGCCATTGGCATCCCTGACCGGGACACTGGCTCCGAAAAGCAGGCTTTTATCCGTCTTGGACCGGAAAACAGATTCGGTAATATAGCTGCTTTTACCATTCAAAATGGCTTTTACATAGTCACGTGAACTGATATCCAAACCATCCAGCACCCCGCCTTTACTGGTCTGCCCGCTGACCACCTTCCCATCACGGTCAAAGGTCAGTACGGCCCAGATGACTTCATTGTTGCGCATGGTCTCTTTAAATAATTCTCCGGCGGCAGAAGCATTGTCCTTAAAAATATCCTTCACCGCCTCCTGAGCGGAAAGACTTTTTACTACCGCCACGGTGTCGGTAATAAAAAGCTCAAGAGAGGAAGCAATGATCGAAGCCTGACTTGTGGCTGACTCCATTGAATTATTGAGAACCATTTTATAGGAGGAATTCTGGACGTAAAAAACAAGACTTCCAATACCCACCAGTATTGATATGATTATCGGCAGCAGAATCACTCTCAGTAAACTACGGGACACCCAGCTCATACAATCCTCTCCATTTTAAATCACAAAAAGACATGACTACTCACCGTGAGCCGCAAAATAATCAGCAACAACACTAACCCAACTGAAAGTTTCAGTCCAACACAAATACAAACAAGGACGAATATATTATCATTATTCTACTCACAGGATAGGACAAAAAAAAGTCCGCAAGGTTGAATACTTGCGGACGAAAAAGTCATTATTTTAAAATCAACTATGCATCTACCATCATTTCAGCACAATCCATGGCAGCCTTGAAACTATCCAGAGAAGCTTTGCCGGTTCCGGTGATATCATATCCCGTTCCGTGATCAGGGGAGGTGCGCGGGAACGGCAGACCGAGGGTGATATTCACCGCCTCACTGAAATGAAGCAGCTTCAGCGGGGCCAACCCCTGATCATGGTACATGGCCAGCACCGCGCTGTAATCGCCCTGCGCCGCAAAATAAAAAACCGTGTCTCCGGGAAAAGGCCCCTCCACATCAAATCCCTTGGCCTTTGCTTCTTCAAGGGCTGGTTCAATAACCTTGATCTCCTCATCCCCTATGCGCCCGGACTCCCCGGCATGAGGGTTCAGTCCGCAGACAGCAATAGGCTTATCAAGCCCCAAAGATTTAACAAGACCGTCAGTAAGCTCAATGCAGCGCAGAATCCGTTCCTTGGTAATCAAAGCGGGAATATCCACAAATCTAGGATGAGTGGTCACCAGACTGACTTTAAGCTTCGGTCCCCCCAGATGCATGCACACATTTTCGCGCCCAACCCCTGACCGGGTAGCCAGAAATTCAGTATGGCCCGGAAAATCAAATCCGGCCAGTTGCAGCATGGCCTTATTCAAGGGACAGGTCACCAGCCCGGCAAGAACCTTACGGTTCAACAAATCCATGGCCGTTTCCATGGCCTCCCCGGCGCAGCGTCCGCCCTCCGGGTCCGCAACCCCGACCTGAAGCTTAAAATCCTGCAACGCTTCCGGACAATAAAGATAATAGCCCGGCCCGGCATCAACAATCTTTTCCGGGTCATCCAGCACAGTATAAAATTTCTCCAGCCCTAATTTCTCCAGATGATAAAGCAGACCATTTTCCGGTCCGATCATAAGAAACGCACGGTCAGCCTTGCGCTTTGCCAGCAGCCTGCAAGCCAATTCAGGACCAAGCCCATTAGGATCACCAAGAGTGATACATATATTTTTCATGGTATTAAAATCCTATTTGATGCGCTACGCGCTTTTAATAAAAGATTTCGCCTCCGGCGGCTTAAACCCTTTTGCAAAAGGGTTTAAGAATCCCAAAACCTTTTATTAAACTTCGCTGATTCAGATTTCGAAGACCGTCATAGGATGTTATCTGCGAAGCATACTAAAAATCGTCTTTGGGAAAGAGGGGATGGGGTCTGGGGAAGGGGAGAAAACCCTTTGGGCGACAGCAAAGGGTTTTCTCCCCTTCCCCAGCCGCCGGAGGCATCACTACGCCTGTTCAGGGCGAAGTGCAATAGCTCCGAGGGGTGGCAGGGTAAGTTCGAGATAATATGGAAACGCGCCGAGGTCCCCAGCCTTATGGGCCTTGACCTTGCCTACATTACCTGCGTTTGACCCGCCGTAGATTTCAGCATCGGAATTGAAAATTTCCTCCCAGTTGCCATCCTGCGGACAACCGAGGCAGTAGCCGGTGCGCACCACCGGAGTAAAGTTGAACACCCAGAGTACGGGAGCTTCGCCTTCGCTCTTGCGCAGAAAACTTATGGTCGAAGACTTGTAGTCGTTAAAATCCACCCACTCAAACCCGGACCAGTCGGTATCATGCCTGTACATGGCCGGGTTCTCGTGCATGACCCGGTTAAGGTCGATTACCGTGTTACGCAAACCCTGATGGGAAGGGAAACCGAGCAGGGTCCAGTCAAGCTCCTGACGGCAATTCCACTCATTCCACTGCCCGAACTCGCAGCCCATGAAAAGCAGATTTTTGCCCGGATGCGCCCACTGATAGCAGAAGAGAAGACGCAGGTTGGCCATCTGCTGCCACATGTCACCGGGCATTTTTGAGAGCAGCGCACCTTTGCCGTGCACCACTTCATCATGAGAAAGAGGCAGGAAAAAATTCTCGCTGAAGGCGTAAATCATGGAAAAGGTCAGGCTGTTGTGATGATAAGAGCGGTGAATGGGACTCTTTTCCATGTAATCAAGGGTGTCGTTCATCCAGCCCATGTTCCACTTGAAGGTGAAACCGAGTCCTCCGGTGTAGACCGGGCGGGACACACCGGGCCATGAGGTGGACTCCTCGGCAATCATCATTGCGCCGGGAAACTGCTGGTGAACAACCATGTTCAATTTTTTTAACAGCTCAATTGCCTCGATATTCTCGTTGCCGCCATGCTCATTGGGAATCCACTCCCCTTCGCGGCGGGAATAGTCCAGATAAAGCATGGAAGCCACGGCATCAATGCGCAAGCCGTCAATGTGAAATTCCTTGAGCCAGTAGAGAGCGTTGGCGAGCAGAAAGTTGCAGACCTCATGACGGCCGAAATTGAATATGTAAGTTCCCCAGTCGGGATGCTCACCCTTGCGGGCATC
This genomic interval from Desulfovibrio sp. JC010 contains the following:
- a CDS encoding GGDEF domain-containing protein; the protein is MIKLNFRGEFSDSRLEESFQKDKWPSVRFRLLFLYFVTILAVLAGVYSDFTVFGPGAEFHTVLVGRCVACLLGVSAFIMLLSDKISLNLQYIVMGLCMFSGLVSESVELFIKAADIGTLSVPAAVFIVLAYYILLSPRILPPFLAAVSGSIIYLVSLAIIVPVNSGTFVNSAIYFSIANIFGVFFLYTFGRSLRREYAAIQDLKRLVEFDELTGVCSRRKVLEAGCNLFKSARRFDNSLAVLVMDIDHFKKVNDDYGHHVGDEVLKETARRCAGVLREVDYFGRLGGEEFVVILPHSSLYDGIKVAERLRSCVRERMFKVDEAYLPSSVSIGVAELRDHEEFTALLQDADEQLYRAKNCGRNQVCPAMLRVVKPIKPLEICAE
- a CDS encoding ABC transporter substrate-binding protein, giving the protein MNIGRFKIYMAILFLLLGLKARSVHADNVVYLSSLEWPPYVGKHLSGEGTSAITVRKAFAAMGYDLKILFLPWKRSMHMVDKDAKVIGYFPEYYSKERAEKYIFSKSYGCSPVSLLERRANPVLWGSVDDLAGLQVGFVAGYVNTPELDAAVANGTINADFAPSDKSNIMKVIKGRVDCAVVDSMVYSYLAVTDPEVGKYSETVQIEPRAFGVNELFVAFRRDEKGRFYARILNDGLKKIGIGNSCEPTD
- a CDS encoding methyl-accepting chemotaxis protein — its product is MSWVSRSLLRVILLPIIISILVGIGSLVFYVQNSSYKMVLNNSMESATSQASIIASSLELFITDTVAVVKSLSAQEAVKDIFKDNASAAGELFKETMRNNEVIWAVLTFDRDGKVVSGQTSKGGVLDGLDISSRDYVKAILNGKSSYITESVFRSKTDKSLLFGASVPVRDANGKLLGGIALFGDWKAFADRFVRPVVVGTEGYGVVTDAKGLVLYHPADKLILKDLSKYDFMQRALAAGNGQEFYDWQGRSKAMIYKTDPKTGWLVMLTAYESDLASAAVMQRNVLIVVGGLIVLVVCGIVYFSVRKLVIVPVSDGMQVAGKMAAGDLTESVSSNSPNEIGNLMRSLGSMISSLRGVVVGVKSAAEQVAAGSEEVSASAQHLSAGATEQAASVEEVSASIAEITGNISNNTELAEETREIAVKTAREAENGGQAVAQTVDAMQDIAEKTSIIEEIARQTNLLALNAAIEAARAGEHGKGFAVVASEVRKLAERSGVAAGEIRELTGSSLQVAERAKQVLDSMIKDINRNEELVAEVAAASREQYEGGKQISKAVTQLDEVVQRNAAFAEELSSTSEELSAQAVKLQDTMQFFTVPEDRPGIMSGVGSNSHAVAALMQGDDDF
- the pdxA gene encoding 4-hydroxythreonine-4-phosphate dehydrogenase PdxA: MKNICITLGDPNGLGPELACRLLAKRKADRAFLMIGPENGLLYHLEKLGLEKFYTVLDDPEKIVDAGPGYYLYCPEALQDFKLQVGVADPEGGRCAGEAMETAMDLLNRKVLAGLVTCPLNKAMLQLAGFDFPGHTEFLATRSGVGRENVCMHLGGPKLKVSLVTTHPRFVDIPALITKERILRCIELTDGLVKSLGLDKPIAVCGLNPHAGESGRIGDEEIKVIEPALEEAKAKGFDVEGPFPGDTVFYFAAQGDYSAVLAMYHDQGLAPLKLLHFSEAVNITLGLPFPRTSPDHGTGYDITGTGKASLDSFKAAMDCAEMMVDA
- the glgB gene encoding 1,4-alpha-glucan branching protein GlgB, with the translated sequence MSETLPVYIAPFDLFLFGKGEHWDLYRILGAHFDLNEGQEGYRFAVWAPNAREIFVTGDFNGWDNRANKLMPVGVSGIWAGFIPGVKPGQMYKYHVVQSDGHEVTKTDPFAFRTEMRPGHAAVTWGLNNYEWQDESWMAERRKTGLPLDKPVSVYEVHLGSWRREGWDYRTYRQLTEELIPYAKDMGFTHIELMPIAEHPLDESWGYQTTHYYSPTSRHGNPDDLRYFIDQCHQAGLGVILDWVPGHFPKDDWGMGRFDGTALYEHADARKGEHPDWGTYIFNFGRHEVCNFLLANALYWLKEFHIDGLRIDAVASMLYLDYSRREGEWIPNEHGGNENIEAIELLKKLNMVVHQQFPGAMMIAEESTSWPGVSRPVYTGGLGFTFKWNMGWMNDTLDYMEKSPIHRSYHHNSLTFSMIYAFSENFFLPLSHDEVVHGKGALLSKMPGDMWQQMANLRLLFCYQWAHPGKNLLFMGCEFGQWNEWNCRQELDWTLLGFPSHQGLRNTVIDLNRVMHENPAMYRHDTDWSGFEWVDFNDYKSSTISFLRKSEGEAPVLWVFNFTPVVRTGYCLGCPQDGNWEEIFNSDAEIYGGSNAGNVGKVKAHKAGDLGAFPYYLELTLPPLGAIALRPEQA